One Lepus europaeus isolate LE1 chromosome X, mLepTim1.pri, whole genome shotgun sequence genomic window carries:
- the SRPK3 gene encoding SRSF protein kinase 3 isoform X1 — MLQGLLGSDDEEQEDPKDYCKGGYYPVKIGDLFNGRYHVVRKLGWGHFSTVWLCWDIQRKRFVALKVVKSAGHYTETAVDEIKLLKCVRDSDPSDPKRETIVQLIDDFRISGVNGVHVCMVLEVLGHQLLKWIIKSNYQGLPVPCVKSIVRQVLHGLDYLHTKCKIIHTDIKPENILLCVGDAYIRRLAAEATEWQQSGAPPPSRSTVSTAPQEVLQTGKLSKNKRKKMRRKRKQQKRLLEERLRDLQRLEAMEAAAEDSGLRLEAGSGSTSSSGCHPGGAGAGPSPASSSPAPGGGRSLSAGSQTSGFSGSLFSAASCSVLSGSSNQRETGGLLSPSTPFGASNLLVNPLEPQNADKIKIKIADLGNACWVVQEHPGEQSSGLRGEAQHKHFTEDIQTRQYRAVEVLIGAEYGPPADIWSTACMAFELATGDYLFEPHSGEDYSRDEDHIAHIVELLGDIPPAFALSGRYSREFFNRRGELRHIHNLKHWGLYEVLMEKYEWPLEQATQFSAFLLPMMEYIPEKRASAADCLQHPWLNP, encoded by the exons ATGCTGCAGGGGCTCCTGGGCTCCGACGACGAAGAACAGGAAGATCCCAAGGATTACTGCAAGG GTGGCTACTACCCTGTGAAGATTGGCGACCTGTTCAATGGACGATACCACGTGGTTCGcaagctgggctggggccactTCTCCACCGTGTGGCTCTGCTGGGACATCCA GCGCAAGCGCTTCGTGGCCCTGAAAGTAGTCAAGAGCGCGGGGCATTACACAGAGACAGCTGTGGATGAGATCAAGCTCCTGAAATGT GTCCGGGACAGTGACCCCAGTGACCCCAAAAGAGAGACCATTGTCCAGCTCATTGATGATTTCAGGATCTCCGGGGTTAATGGAGTCC ATGTGTGCATGGTGCTGGAGGTGCTGGGCCACCAGCTCCTCAAGTGGATCATCAAGTCCAACTACCAGGGTCTGCCTGTGCCCTGCGTAAAGAGCATCGTGAGGCAG GTGCTGCACGGCCTGGACTACCTCCACACCAAGTGCAAGATCATCCACACAGACATCAAGCCTGAGAACATCCTGCTGTGCGTGGGGGACGCCTACATCAGGCGCCTGGCCGCCGAGGCCACCGAGTGGCAGCAGTCAGGGGCCCCGCCCCCGTCCCGCTCCACAG TCAGCACTGCCCCCCAGGAGGTCTTG CAGACCGGGAAGCTGTCCAAAAACAAGAGGAAGAAGATGAGACGCAAACGGAAGCAGCAGAAGCGGCTGCTGGAGGAGCGCTTGCGGGACCTACAGAGGCTGGAGGCCATGGAGGCGGCAGCCGAGG ACTCTGGCTTGAGGCTCGAGGCGGGCAGCGGCTCCACCTCATCTTCTGGCTGCCACCCCGGGGGCGCTGGGGCCGGCCCCTCGCCAGCTTCCTCCTCCCCGGCCCCAGGGGGTGGCCGCAGCCTCAGTGCCGGCTCGCAGACCTCCGGCTTCTCGGGCTCCCTGTTCTCTGCGGCCTCATGCTCCGTCCTCTCGGGCTCGTCCAATCAGCGCGAGACCGGGGGCCTCCTGTCGCCCAGCA caccatttggtgCCTCGAATCTTCTGGTGAACCCCCTGGAGCCCCAAAATGCTGACAAGATCAAGATCAAGATCGCAGACCTGGGCAACGCCTGCTGGGTGGTACAAGAGCACCCTGGAGAGCAGAGCTCTGGGCTGAGGGGGGAGGCACAG CACAAGCACTTTACTGAGGACATCCAGACTCGGCAGTACCGGGCCGTGGAGGTGCTGATCGGGGCTGAGTACGGGCCCCCAGCGGACATCTGGAGCACGGCGTGCATG GCCTTCGAGCTGGCCACCGGGGACTACCTATTCGAGCCTCACTCTGGAGAGGACTACAGTCGTGACGAGG ACCACATCGCTCACATCGTGGAGCTTCTGGGAGACATCCCTCCGGCCTTCGCGCTCTCAGGCCGCTACTCCCGGGAGTTCTTCAACCGCAGAG GGGAGCTGCGGCACATCCACAACCTCAAGCACTGGGGCCTCTATGAGGTTCTCATGGAGAAGTACGAGTGGCCCCTGGAGCAGGCCACGCAGTTCAGCGCCTTCCTGCTGCCCATGATGGAGTACATCCCTGAAAAGCGGGCCAGCGCTGCCGACTGCCTCCAGCACCCCTGGCTCAATCCCTAG
- the IDH3G gene encoding isocitrate dehydrogenase [NAD] subunit gamma, mitochondrial isoform X2: MALKLTTTAGAVARAVFKPTVLSRPWEVLSTHEAPWRSISSPPSAKYGGRHTVTMIPGDGIGPELMLHVKSVFRHACVPVDFEEVHVSSNADEEDIRNAIMAIRRNRVALKGNIETNHNLPPSHKSRNNILRTSLDLYANVIHCKSLPGVVTRHKDIDILIVRENTEGEYSSLEHESVAGVVESLKIITKAKSLRIAEYAFKLAQESGRKKVTAVHKANIMKLGDGLFLQCCREVAAGYPQIAFESMIVDNTTMQLVSRPQQFDVMVMPNLYGNIVNNVCAGLVGGPGLVAGANYGHVYAVFETATRNTGKSIANKNIANPTATLLASCMMLDHLKLHTYAASIRKAVLASMDNENMHTPDIGGQGTTSEAIQDIIRNIRIINGRAVEA, translated from the exons GTTCTAAGTACCCATGAGGCCCCCTGGAGGAGCATCTCCTCA CCTCCATCTGCGAAATATGGCGGGCGGCACACAGTGACTATGATCCCAGGGGACGGCATCGGGCCGGAGCTCATGCTGCACGTCAAGTCTGTGTTCAG GCATGCGTGTGTGCCGGTGGACTTTGAAGAGGTGCACGTGAGTTCCAACGCTGACGAGGAAGACATCCGCAACGCCATCATGGCCATCCGTCGGAACCGCGTGGCCTTGAAAG GCAACATTGAAACCAATCATAACCTGCCACCATCTCACAAATCCCGAAACAACATCCTTCG caccagcctggaCCTCTACGCCAACGTCATCCACTGCAAGAGCCTGCCAGGAGTGGTGACACGGCACAAGGACATAGACATCCTCATCGTCCGGGAGAACACGGAGGGCGAGTACAGTAGCCTGGAGCACGAG AGTGTGGCAGGAGTGGTGGAGAGCCTGAAGATCATCACCAAGGCCAAGTCCCTGCGAATTGCTGAATATGCCTTCAAGCTGGCCCAGGAGAGTGGGCGCAAGAAAGTGACAGCCGTGCACAAGGCCAACATCAT gaagctggGTGATGGACTCTTCCTACAGTGCTGCAGGGAGGTGGCGGCCGGCTACCCCCAGATCGCTTTTGAGAGCATGATTGTGGACAACACTACGATGCAG CTGGTGTCCCGGCCTCAGCAGTTCGACGTCATGGTGATGCCCAATCTCTACGGCAACATCGTCAACaacgtgtgtgcagggctggtcgGGGGCCCAGGCCTCGTGGCTGGGGCCAACTATGGCCATGTGTACGCAGTGTTTGAGACG GCTACCAGGAACACAGGCAAGAGTATCGCCAATAAGAACATTGCCAACCCCACAGCCACGCTGCTGGCCAGTTGCATGATGCTGGACCACCTCAA GCTCCACACCTACGCCGCCTCCATCCGCAAGGCTGTCTTGGCATCCATGGACAATGAAAAT ATGCACACCCCGGACATCGGGGGCCAGGGCACTACATCTGAAGCCATCCAAGACATCATCCGCAACATTCGCATCATCAACGGCCGGGCTGTGGAGGCCTAG
- the IDH3G gene encoding isocitrate dehydrogenase [NAD] subunit gamma, mitochondrial isoform X3 translates to MALKLTTTAGAVARAVFKPTVLSRPWEPPSAKYGGRHTVTMIPGDGIGPELMLHVKSVFRHACVPVDFEEVHVSSNADEEDIRNAIMAIRRNRVALKGNIETNHNLPPSHKSRNNILRTSLDLYANVIHCKSLPGVVTRHKDIDILIVRENTEGEYSSLEHESVAGVVESLKIITKAKSLRIAEYAFKLAQESGRKKVTAVHKANIMKLGDGLFLQCCREVAAGYPQIAFESMIVDNTTMQLVSRPQQFDVMVMPNLYGNIVNNVCAGLVGGPGLVAGANYGHVYAVFETATRNTGKSIANKNIANPTATLLASCMMLDHLKLHTYAASIRKAVLASMDNENMHTPDIGGQGTTSEAIQDIIRNIRIINGRAVEA, encoded by the exons CCTCCATCTGCGAAATATGGCGGGCGGCACACAGTGACTATGATCCCAGGGGACGGCATCGGGCCGGAGCTCATGCTGCACGTCAAGTCTGTGTTCAG GCATGCGTGTGTGCCGGTGGACTTTGAAGAGGTGCACGTGAGTTCCAACGCTGACGAGGAAGACATCCGCAACGCCATCATGGCCATCCGTCGGAACCGCGTGGCCTTGAAAG GCAACATTGAAACCAATCATAACCTGCCACCATCTCACAAATCCCGAAACAACATCCTTCG caccagcctggaCCTCTACGCCAACGTCATCCACTGCAAGAGCCTGCCAGGAGTGGTGACACGGCACAAGGACATAGACATCCTCATCGTCCGGGAGAACACGGAGGGCGAGTACAGTAGCCTGGAGCACGAG AGTGTGGCAGGAGTGGTGGAGAGCCTGAAGATCATCACCAAGGCCAAGTCCCTGCGAATTGCTGAATATGCCTTCAAGCTGGCCCAGGAGAGTGGGCGCAAGAAAGTGACAGCCGTGCACAAGGCCAACATCAT gaagctggGTGATGGACTCTTCCTACAGTGCTGCAGGGAGGTGGCGGCCGGCTACCCCCAGATCGCTTTTGAGAGCATGATTGTGGACAACACTACGATGCAG CTGGTGTCCCGGCCTCAGCAGTTCGACGTCATGGTGATGCCCAATCTCTACGGCAACATCGTCAACaacgtgtgtgcagggctggtcgGGGGCCCAGGCCTCGTGGCTGGGGCCAACTATGGCCATGTGTACGCAGTGTTTGAGACG GCTACCAGGAACACAGGCAAGAGTATCGCCAATAAGAACATTGCCAACCCCACAGCCACGCTGCTGGCCAGTTGCATGATGCTGGACCACCTCAA GCTCCACACCTACGCCGCCTCCATCCGCAAGGCTGTCTTGGCATCCATGGACAATGAAAAT ATGCACACCCCGGACATCGGGGGCCAGGGCACTACATCTGAAGCCATCCAAGACATCATCCGCAACATTCGCATCATCAACGGCCGGGCTGTGGAGGCCTAG
- the IDH3G gene encoding isocitrate dehydrogenase [NAD] subunit gamma, mitochondrial isoform X4, with translation MIPGDGIGPELMLHVKSVFRHACVPVDFEEVHVSSNADEEDIRNAIMAIRRNRVALKGNIETNHNLPPSHKSRNNILRTSLDLYANVIHCKSLPGVVTRHKDIDILIVRENTEGEYSSLEHESVAGVVESLKIITKAKSLRIAEYAFKLAQESGRKKVTAVHKANIMKLGDGLFLQCCREVAAGYPQIAFESMIVDNTTMQLVSRPQQFDVMVMPNLYGNIVNNVCAGLVGGPGLVAGANYGHVYAVFETATRNTGKSIANKNIANPTATLLASCMMLDHLKLHTYAASIRKAVLASMDNENMHTPDIGGQGTTSEAIQDIIRNIRIINGRAVEA, from the exons ATGATCCCAGGGGACGGCATCGGGCCGGAGCTCATGCTGCACGTCAAGTCTGTGTTCAG GCATGCGTGTGTGCCGGTGGACTTTGAAGAGGTGCACGTGAGTTCCAACGCTGACGAGGAAGACATCCGCAACGCCATCATGGCCATCCGTCGGAACCGCGTGGCCTTGAAAG GCAACATTGAAACCAATCATAACCTGCCACCATCTCACAAATCCCGAAACAACATCCTTCG caccagcctggaCCTCTACGCCAACGTCATCCACTGCAAGAGCCTGCCAGGAGTGGTGACACGGCACAAGGACATAGACATCCTCATCGTCCGGGAGAACACGGAGGGCGAGTACAGTAGCCTGGAGCACGAG AGTGTGGCAGGAGTGGTGGAGAGCCTGAAGATCATCACCAAGGCCAAGTCCCTGCGAATTGCTGAATATGCCTTCAAGCTGGCCCAGGAGAGTGGGCGCAAGAAAGTGACAGCCGTGCACAAGGCCAACATCAT gaagctggGTGATGGACTCTTCCTACAGTGCTGCAGGGAGGTGGCGGCCGGCTACCCCCAGATCGCTTTTGAGAGCATGATTGTGGACAACACTACGATGCAG CTGGTGTCCCGGCCTCAGCAGTTCGACGTCATGGTGATGCCCAATCTCTACGGCAACATCGTCAACaacgtgtgtgcagggctggtcgGGGGCCCAGGCCTCGTGGCTGGGGCCAACTATGGCCATGTGTACGCAGTGTTTGAGACG GCTACCAGGAACACAGGCAAGAGTATCGCCAATAAGAACATTGCCAACCCCACAGCCACGCTGCTGGCCAGTTGCATGATGCTGGACCACCTCAA GCTCCACACCTACGCCGCCTCCATCCGCAAGGCTGTCTTGGCATCCATGGACAATGAAAAT ATGCACACCCCGGACATCGGGGGCCAGGGCACTACATCTGAAGCCATCCAAGACATCATCCGCAACATTCGCATCATCAACGGCCGGGCTGTGGAGGCCTAG
- the IDH3G gene encoding isocitrate dehydrogenase [NAD] subunit gamma, mitochondrial isoform X1, which produces MALKLTTTAGAVARAVFKPTVLSRPWEVLSTHEAPWRSISSQQTIPPSAKYGGRHTVTMIPGDGIGPELMLHVKSVFRHACVPVDFEEVHVSSNADEEDIRNAIMAIRRNRVALKGNIETNHNLPPSHKSRNNILRTSLDLYANVIHCKSLPGVVTRHKDIDILIVRENTEGEYSSLEHESVAGVVESLKIITKAKSLRIAEYAFKLAQESGRKKVTAVHKANIMKLGDGLFLQCCREVAAGYPQIAFESMIVDNTTMQLVSRPQQFDVMVMPNLYGNIVNNVCAGLVGGPGLVAGANYGHVYAVFETATRNTGKSIANKNIANPTATLLASCMMLDHLKLHTYAASIRKAVLASMDNENMHTPDIGGQGTTSEAIQDIIRNIRIINGRAVEA; this is translated from the exons GTTCTAAGTACCCATGAGGCCCCCTGGAGGAGCATCTCCTCA CAACAAACAATT CCTCCATCTGCGAAATATGGCGGGCGGCACACAGTGACTATGATCCCAGGGGACGGCATCGGGCCGGAGCTCATGCTGCACGTCAAGTCTGTGTTCAG GCATGCGTGTGTGCCGGTGGACTTTGAAGAGGTGCACGTGAGTTCCAACGCTGACGAGGAAGACATCCGCAACGCCATCATGGCCATCCGTCGGAACCGCGTGGCCTTGAAAG GCAACATTGAAACCAATCATAACCTGCCACCATCTCACAAATCCCGAAACAACATCCTTCG caccagcctggaCCTCTACGCCAACGTCATCCACTGCAAGAGCCTGCCAGGAGTGGTGACACGGCACAAGGACATAGACATCCTCATCGTCCGGGAGAACACGGAGGGCGAGTACAGTAGCCTGGAGCACGAG AGTGTGGCAGGAGTGGTGGAGAGCCTGAAGATCATCACCAAGGCCAAGTCCCTGCGAATTGCTGAATATGCCTTCAAGCTGGCCCAGGAGAGTGGGCGCAAGAAAGTGACAGCCGTGCACAAGGCCAACATCAT gaagctggGTGATGGACTCTTCCTACAGTGCTGCAGGGAGGTGGCGGCCGGCTACCCCCAGATCGCTTTTGAGAGCATGATTGTGGACAACACTACGATGCAG CTGGTGTCCCGGCCTCAGCAGTTCGACGTCATGGTGATGCCCAATCTCTACGGCAACATCGTCAACaacgtgtgtgcagggctggtcgGGGGCCCAGGCCTCGTGGCTGGGGCCAACTATGGCCATGTGTACGCAGTGTTTGAGACG GCTACCAGGAACACAGGCAAGAGTATCGCCAATAAGAACATTGCCAACCCCACAGCCACGCTGCTGGCCAGTTGCATGATGCTGGACCACCTCAA GCTCCACACCTACGCCGCCTCCATCCGCAAGGCTGTCTTGGCATCCATGGACAATGAAAAT ATGCACACCCCGGACATCGGGGGCCAGGGCACTACATCTGAAGCCATCCAAGACATCATCCGCAACATTCGCATCATCAACGGCCGGGCTGTGGAGGCCTAG
- the SRPK3 gene encoding SRSF protein kinase 3 isoform X2 produces the protein MLQGLLGSDDEEQEDPKDYCKGGYYPVKIGDLFNGRYHVVRKLGWGHFSTVWLCWDIQRKRFVALKVVKSAGHYTETAVDEIKLLKCVRDSDPSDPKRETIVQLIDDFRISGVNGVHVCMVLEVLGHQLLKWIIKSNYQGLPVPCVKSIVRQVLHGLDYLHTKCKIIHTDIKPENILLCVGDAYIRRLAAEATEWQQSGAPPPSRSTVSTAPQEVLTGKLSKNKRKKMRRKRKQQKRLLEERLRDLQRLEAMEAAAEDSGLRLEAGSGSTSSSGCHPGGAGAGPSPASSSPAPGGGRSLSAGSQTSGFSGSLFSAASCSVLSGSSNQRETGGLLSPSTPFGASNLLVNPLEPQNADKIKIKIADLGNACWVVQEHPGEQSSGLRGEAQHKHFTEDIQTRQYRAVEVLIGAEYGPPADIWSTACMAFELATGDYLFEPHSGEDYSRDEDHIAHIVELLGDIPPAFALSGRYSREFFNRRGELRHIHNLKHWGLYEVLMEKYEWPLEQATQFSAFLLPMMEYIPEKRASAADCLQHPWLNP, from the exons ATGCTGCAGGGGCTCCTGGGCTCCGACGACGAAGAACAGGAAGATCCCAAGGATTACTGCAAGG GTGGCTACTACCCTGTGAAGATTGGCGACCTGTTCAATGGACGATACCACGTGGTTCGcaagctgggctggggccactTCTCCACCGTGTGGCTCTGCTGGGACATCCA GCGCAAGCGCTTCGTGGCCCTGAAAGTAGTCAAGAGCGCGGGGCATTACACAGAGACAGCTGTGGATGAGATCAAGCTCCTGAAATGT GTCCGGGACAGTGACCCCAGTGACCCCAAAAGAGAGACCATTGTCCAGCTCATTGATGATTTCAGGATCTCCGGGGTTAATGGAGTCC ATGTGTGCATGGTGCTGGAGGTGCTGGGCCACCAGCTCCTCAAGTGGATCATCAAGTCCAACTACCAGGGTCTGCCTGTGCCCTGCGTAAAGAGCATCGTGAGGCAG GTGCTGCACGGCCTGGACTACCTCCACACCAAGTGCAAGATCATCCACACAGACATCAAGCCTGAGAACATCCTGCTGTGCGTGGGGGACGCCTACATCAGGCGCCTGGCCGCCGAGGCCACCGAGTGGCAGCAGTCAGGGGCCCCGCCCCCGTCCCGCTCCACAG TCAGCACTGCCCCCCAGGAGGTCTTG ACCGGGAAGCTGTCCAAAAACAAGAGGAAGAAGATGAGACGCAAACGGAAGCAGCAGAAGCGGCTGCTGGAGGAGCGCTTGCGGGACCTACAGAGGCTGGAGGCCATGGAGGCGGCAGCCGAGG ACTCTGGCTTGAGGCTCGAGGCGGGCAGCGGCTCCACCTCATCTTCTGGCTGCCACCCCGGGGGCGCTGGGGCCGGCCCCTCGCCAGCTTCCTCCTCCCCGGCCCCAGGGGGTGGCCGCAGCCTCAGTGCCGGCTCGCAGACCTCCGGCTTCTCGGGCTCCCTGTTCTCTGCGGCCTCATGCTCCGTCCTCTCGGGCTCGTCCAATCAGCGCGAGACCGGGGGCCTCCTGTCGCCCAGCA caccatttggtgCCTCGAATCTTCTGGTGAACCCCCTGGAGCCCCAAAATGCTGACAAGATCAAGATCAAGATCGCAGACCTGGGCAACGCCTGCTGGGTGGTACAAGAGCACCCTGGAGAGCAGAGCTCTGGGCTGAGGGGGGAGGCACAG CACAAGCACTTTACTGAGGACATCCAGACTCGGCAGTACCGGGCCGTGGAGGTGCTGATCGGGGCTGAGTACGGGCCCCCAGCGGACATCTGGAGCACGGCGTGCATG GCCTTCGAGCTGGCCACCGGGGACTACCTATTCGAGCCTCACTCTGGAGAGGACTACAGTCGTGACGAGG ACCACATCGCTCACATCGTGGAGCTTCTGGGAGACATCCCTCCGGCCTTCGCGCTCTCAGGCCGCTACTCCCGGGAGTTCTTCAACCGCAGAG GGGAGCTGCGGCACATCCACAACCTCAAGCACTGGGGCCTCTATGAGGTTCTCATGGAGAAGTACGAGTGGCCCCTGGAGCAGGCCACGCAGTTCAGCGCCTTCCTGCTGCCCATGATGGAGTACATCCCTGAAAAGCGGGCCAGCGCTGCCGACTGCCTCCAGCACCCCTGGCTCAATCCCTAG